In Caballeronia insecticola, one DNA window encodes the following:
- a CDS encoding ABC transporter ATP-binding protein has translation MKHTFEQLRLDSVSRSFTNAEGQQLAALKGLDLDIQRGEFIALLGPSGCGKSTALNCIAGLQPLTGGGIWLDDKRIDVLPPEKRGFGMVFQNYALFPHMSVLDNVGFGLKMRGVSKAEATKRAKAALNLVQLIGHDAKLPGQLSGGQQQRVAIARAIVIEPPLVLMDEPLSNLDTKLRIEMRAEIRRIHGKLERATIYVTHDQDEALSMADRIVVMKEGVVQQVAAPKEVYSRPKNLHVARFMGFRNVVKATLEGTQGESVAVNANGVRLLGMPMEGFDSKSVSVALRPEDMERAEPGAENAFDAHVEIVEYGGRDSLIIVNTAFGKLWARIAGECSEGERISLRVAPSKTLVYGEEK, from the coding sequence ATGAAGCACACATTTGAGCAGTTGCGCCTCGACTCGGTCTCGCGCAGCTTCACCAACGCCGAAGGGCAGCAGCTCGCGGCGTTGAAGGGCCTCGACCTGGACATCCAGCGCGGCGAGTTCATCGCGCTGCTCGGGCCGTCGGGCTGCGGCAAGTCGACCGCGCTGAACTGCATCGCCGGATTGCAGCCGCTGACGGGCGGCGGCATCTGGCTCGACGACAAACGCATCGACGTATTGCCGCCCGAGAAGCGCGGCTTCGGCATGGTCTTTCAGAACTACGCGCTGTTTCCGCACATGTCGGTGCTGGATAACGTCGGCTTCGGCCTGAAAATGCGCGGCGTCTCGAAAGCGGAAGCCACGAAGCGCGCGAAGGCCGCGCTCAACCTCGTGCAACTGATCGGCCACGACGCCAAGCTGCCCGGCCAGCTTTCCGGCGGCCAGCAGCAGCGCGTGGCGATTGCGCGCGCGATCGTCATCGAGCCGCCGCTCGTGCTGATGGACGAGCCGCTCTCGAACCTCGACACCAAGTTGCGCATCGAGATGCGCGCCGAAATCCGCCGCATTCACGGCAAGCTCGAACGCGCGACCATCTACGTGACGCACGATCAGGATGAAGCGCTGTCGATGGCCGATCGCATCGTCGTGATGAAGGAGGGCGTCGTGCAGCAAGTGGCGGCGCCGAAGGAAGTCTATTCGCGGCCGAAGAATCTGCACGTCGCGCGTTTCATGGGCTTTCGCAATGTCGTGAAGGCGACGCTCGAAGGCACGCAGGGCGAGAGCGTCGCGGTGAACGCAAACGGCGTGCGGCTGCTCGGCATGCCCATGGAAGGCTTCGACAGCAAGAGCGTGAGCGTCGCGTTGCGCCCGGAAGACATGGAGCGCGCGGAGCCCGGCGCCGAGAACGCGTTCGATGCGCACGTCGAGATCGTCGAATACGGCGGGCGTGATTCGCTCATCATCGTGAACACGGCGTTCGGCAAATTGTGGGCGCGCATCGCGGGCGAATGCAGCGAAGGCGAGCGCATTTCGCTGCGCGTCGCGCCGTCGAAGACGCTCGTCTACGGAGAAGAAAAATGA
- a CDS encoding ABC transporter permease, which yields MIALPAQRDPKGWLVAPALIFILALFIYPFAYGLMLSFNPMNGGSVWANYITFFTDTSMWPTIIVTLKLAVPATVINVGVSVPVAFALRRTSPFQKFVTTLLVVPVTLGTVLIADGMLTYFSPNGWFPQALQALHLYGDEVRLTHNYWGVLISLIVSGFPFAFLLTLSYVTGIDPTLARAAATLGASPWQQFRQIYLPLLLPGLTMTACLSFVQAFSVFPSAVLLGAPAGPTRVISIAAAEAAFESYDYALASTIAIVMGFVQLLVVGGMLSARRFFYTGPVTGGKG from the coding sequence ATGATCGCGCTTCCCGCGCAGCGCGATCCGAAGGGCTGGCTCGTCGCGCCCGCGCTCATCTTCATCCTCGCGCTGTTCATCTATCCGTTCGCGTACGGGCTCATGCTGTCGTTCAATCCGATGAACGGCGGCAGCGTCTGGGCCAACTACATCACGTTCTTCACCGACACGTCGATGTGGCCGACGATCATCGTCACGCTCAAACTCGCCGTGCCCGCGACCGTCATCAACGTGGGCGTGTCGGTGCCGGTCGCGTTCGCGCTCAGACGCACGTCGCCGTTTCAGAAGTTCGTGACGACGCTGCTCGTGGTGCCGGTCACGCTCGGCACGGTCTTGATCGCGGACGGCATGCTGACGTACTTCAGCCCGAACGGCTGGTTTCCGCAGGCGTTGCAGGCGCTGCATCTCTACGGCGACGAAGTGCGTCTCACGCACAACTACTGGGGCGTGCTGATTTCGCTGATCGTGTCGGGCTTTCCGTTCGCGTTTCTGCTGACGCTGTCGTACGTCACCGGCATCGATCCGACACTCGCACGCGCTGCCGCAACGCTCGGCGCGAGTCCGTGGCAGCAGTTTCGCCAGATCTATTTGCCGCTGTTGTTGCCGGGACTCACGATGACCGCCTGTCTCTCGTTCGTGCAGGCGTTTTCGGTGTTTCCGTCGGCGGTGCTGCTCGGCGCGCCGGCCGGTCCTACGCGCGTGATCTCGATCGCGGCGGCGGAAGCGGCATTCGAAAGTTACGACTACGCGCTCGCGTCGACCATCGCCATCGTGATGGGCTTCGTGCAGTTGCTCGTCGTCGGCGGCATGCTGAGCGCGCGCCGCTTCTTCTACACGGGCCCGGTGACGGGAGGCAAAGGATAA
- a CDS encoding ABC transporter permease: protein MTTDNRAASGWQAGTLNQSPGKIMKQQVSLRDRLWKCFVWATMGFFLVNVLLLIATVAVNSVATRWFGTLLPQGFTLHWYAQAWSDFQLSSVLLVTLEVVGAVVLLSIVLGVPAAYALARVQFPGKRLAMLVFLLPLMVPPVTYGIPLATVMYKFHLAGTLTGVILANLVPALPFVILVMTPFIEQIDPNLESAARIFGANTARYFRYVLLPLLVPGMLAAGLLVLVRTIGMFELTFFTAGPTTQTLVVALYYAVFSTGVRAPQSIDAMAMIYMAITMVWVLIALQFVSPTQLVSRVKEQKQ, encoded by the coding sequence ATGACGACCGACAACCGCGCAGCGTCCGGCTGGCAAGCCGGCACGCTGAATCAAAGCCCGGGCAAGATCATGAAACAGCAAGTGAGCCTGCGCGACAGGCTATGGAAGTGCTTCGTCTGGGCGACGATGGGCTTCTTCCTCGTGAACGTGCTGCTGCTGATCGCGACCGTCGCCGTCAATTCGGTGGCGACGCGCTGGTTCGGCACGCTCTTGCCGCAAGGCTTCACGCTGCACTGGTACGCGCAGGCTTGGAGCGACTTTCAGCTGTCGAGCGTGTTGCTCGTCACGCTCGAAGTGGTGGGCGCGGTGGTGCTGCTGTCCATCGTGCTCGGCGTGCCGGCGGCGTATGCGCTCGCGCGCGTGCAGTTTCCGGGCAAGCGCTTGGCGATGCTCGTGTTCCTGCTACCGCTGATGGTGCCGCCCGTGACCTACGGCATCCCGCTGGCGACGGTCATGTACAAGTTCCATCTCGCAGGCACGCTGACCGGCGTGATCCTGGCGAACCTGGTGCCTGCACTGCCGTTCGTCATTCTCGTGATGACGCCGTTCATCGAACAGATCGATCCGAATCTGGAGTCGGCCGCGCGCATTTTCGGCGCGAACACCGCGCGCTACTTCCGCTACGTGCTGCTGCCGCTGCTCGTGCCGGGCATGCTCGCCGCGGGGCTGCTCGTGCTGGTGCGCACCATCGGCATGTTCGAACTGACGTTCTTCACCGCCGGGCCGACGACGCAAACGCTTGTCGTCGCGCTGTATTACGCGGTGTTCTCCACCGGCGTGCGCGCGCCGCAGTCCATCGACGCCATGGCCATGATCTATATGGCGATCACGATGGTCTGGGTGCTGATCGCGCTGCAGTTCGTGAGCCCGACGCAACTCGTGTCGCGCGTGAAGGAACAGAAGCAGTAA
- a CDS encoding aldose epimerase family protein — translation MTKFREVVELQAEPRVSISSGPHIIEIAPQAGGRIMRFATQDERGEQEWLAPVTVASWPCDAWPKSGSYPLVPFSNRVRDSRYAAADGSIVELATFPGMPHALHGFGQFAAWSVELQEADCVVLRYAHREGEHGWPWAFEAVQLIEANADGARLSMRVVNRSSRPMPIGLGFHPYFNALEAEVETTTLWRHEAEIAVEPTTEQPARRHVREADGYTRYLSGWDGRATLHYANGRTLELRADEPLSHVVVHCPAGAGYLCVEPVSHVSDGFNLASQGVTGTGIAVIEPDSEIRASLVMAAGANPAPRDGAAV, via the coding sequence GTGACGAAATTCCGTGAAGTCGTAGAGTTGCAAGCCGAGCCGCGCGTAAGCATTTCGAGCGGCCCGCATATCATCGAGATCGCGCCGCAGGCGGGCGGGCGCATCATGCGCTTCGCCACGCAGGACGAGCGCGGTGAGCAGGAATGGCTCGCGCCGGTGACGGTCGCGAGTTGGCCGTGCGATGCGTGGCCGAAGAGCGGAAGCTATCCGCTGGTGCCGTTTTCGAATCGCGTGCGGGATTCGCGCTATGCGGCAGCGGATGGTTCGATCGTCGAACTGGCGACGTTTCCCGGCATGCCGCACGCGCTGCATGGCTTCGGCCAGTTCGCGGCGTGGAGCGTCGAGCTTCAGGAAGCCGATTGCGTCGTGCTGCGCTATGCGCATCGCGAGGGCGAGCACGGCTGGCCGTGGGCGTTCGAGGCCGTGCAACTGATCGAAGCGAATGCCGATGGCGCGCGTCTGTCGATGCGCGTCGTGAACCGCTCGTCGCGGCCGATGCCCATCGGGCTGGGGTTTCATCCGTACTTCAACGCGCTGGAAGCGGAAGTCGAAACGACTACGCTTTGGCGTCATGAGGCGGAAATTGCAGTCGAACCGACTACGGAGCAACCGGCGCGCCGTCATGTTCGCGAAGCGGACGGCTACACGCGTTATCTGAGCGGTTGGGATGGCCGCGCGACCTTGCATTACGCGAATGGCCGCACGCTGGAATTGCGCGCCGACGAGCCACTGAGCCACGTCGTCGTTCATTGTCCGGCTGGCGCGGGTTATCTCTGCGTGGAGCCGGTGTCGCACGTCAGCGACGGGTTCAATCTCGCGTCGCAGGGCGTCACCGGCACGGGCATCGCCGTCATTGAGCCAGATAGTGAAATACGGGCGTCGCTCGTGATGGCAGCCGGCGCGAACCCGGCCCCGCGCGACGGCGCCGCCGTCTGA
- a CDS encoding response regulator gives MSSRLADNESEFALWRIKRARASNAARRVLIAHKDKSIGDSLAVQLRLKGLQVIHSQDLKSVRALVNSWQPHALLLDTSLDSDSGYVFLRTLRVDADLTGRLLVAMSNVWPADPVQTLKEAGFDAHCRRPCATWRIVDLVEAYFSAPLTR, from the coding sequence ATGTCAAGCCGTCTAGCCGACAACGAAAGCGAATTTGCGTTGTGGCGTATCAAGCGGGCCCGCGCGAGCAATGCCGCACGTCGCGTGCTGATTGCCCACAAGGACAAGTCGATTGGCGATTCCCTCGCCGTGCAACTCCGGCTCAAAGGCTTGCAGGTCATCCATTCGCAGGATCTCAAATCCGTGCGTGCGCTGGTGAATAGCTGGCAGCCGCACGCGCTTCTGCTCGACACGAGCCTCGACAGCGATTCCGGCTACGTCTTCCTGCGCACGCTGCGCGTGGACGCCGATCTGACCGGACGCCTGCTGGTCGCGATGAGCAACGTGTGGCCCGCCGATCCGGTGCAGACGCTCAAGGAAGCCGGTTTCGATGCGCATTGCCGTCGGCCTTGCGCGACGTGGCGCATCGTCGATCTCGTCGAAGCGTATTTTTCCGCGCCGCTCACGCGCTGA
- a CDS encoding response regulator — protein MKSLILANEPLLEIDEADGFEQAKAKLSSNTYDLMFLDYHLRGQATGMDLLNWIREEEREIQTIMLSAQDDRDTVLECIKNGACGFISKGSEQGAGVFREALKTILNGRVYLPNTVLGKGGHSPKPVTPHAGVTVESLELPPRLTETLRYLLQGLSNKAIARKMNISENTAKEYSSDLLARFHVTRRTFLIVEMARRGIEMPMSNTSSAS, from the coding sequence ATGAAAAGCCTCATCCTGGCGAACGAGCCCTTGCTCGAAATCGACGAAGCCGATGGTTTCGAGCAGGCGAAAGCGAAGCTTTCGTCCAATACCTACGATCTGATGTTTCTCGACTACCACTTGCGCGGCCAGGCCACCGGCATGGATCTGCTCAACTGGATCCGCGAGGAAGAGCGCGAAATTCAGACGATCATGCTGTCCGCTCAGGACGACCGCGACACCGTGCTCGAATGCATCAAGAACGGCGCGTGCGGTTTTATCTCCAAGGGCAGCGAGCAGGGCGCGGGCGTGTTTCGCGAGGCGCTCAAGACGATCCTCAATGGCCGTGTCTATCTGCCGAACACCGTGCTCGGCAAGGGCGGCCACAGCCCGAAGCCGGTCACGCCGCATGCGGGCGTCACGGTCGAATCGCTCGAGCTGCCGCCGCGCCTGACCGAGACGCTGCGTTATTTGCTGCAAGGTCTGTCGAACAAGGCGATCGCGCGCAAGATGAATATCAGCGAAAACACCGCCAAGGAATATTCGAGCGATCTGCTCGCGCGGTTCCACGTTACGCGGCGAACGTTCCTGATCGTTGAAATGGCGCGGCGTGGTATCGAAATGCCGATGAGCAATACGTCGTCGGCGTCCTGA
- the mprF gene encoding bifunctional lysylphosphatidylglycerol flippase/synthetase MprF — protein MSRTKLLARLRAVSLTGRSSGGFNLKRFAAPALTIVICVLLLVVFQHLSRAVDYKSVIHSLRVMTPQAWIAALFATALSFAALVGRDAVGLRHIGVSLPRSLLWVGATVGSALGNVTGFGALTGGAVRCRVYGAAGVTPAQVGRLTIFTSVTLALSLAFMAAAGMLFAAGTLSGMMHLPPTALRATGAVLLGVFAAMILLCGREPRTLRSRWKWLSFTVPARRDFVAQAALAVIDVIGAGLALWALLPNAQVGFGEFMTVFSAAMLLGMIGHTPGGVGVFEAAMVFALGGSAQTPDVLAALLAYRAIYFGLPLILSAGVMAAFEGRALKGRFGFLSPHRVSQLAPVFLSIVTFAAGSMLVISGATPAFKMRIALLQTIVPLWVLESSQLLGSVLGVLLLFVARGLMRRLDAAWWLALMLAVTNLALSLAKGLAFVEAGVLAFLIVLLIATRERFNRRSSLFAERFTATWLISVGVVMALAVWIMFFAFRDVPYSGDLWWQFAFDERAPRALRATLAAAVFALTLGVWQLLRPAAGRFVKPAPQDLADAARIFRAQERSDAGLAMMGDKSFLFSESREAFLMYAKHGRTWAALHDPVGPRREWAELIRKFVELAHAHNGRAAFYQVRADALPLYLDAGLTLMKLGEEAHVALSEFDLKGSHRAHLRYALKRGERDGFDTELIAPNQIVDSLPMLRTISDDWLESRSAREKSFSVAAFNEEYLAAQSVLLVRQQGVPVAFVTFMTTDLNTEATVGVMRHVGEASAYAMEYLFTKLALHLKEAGFKSLSLGIAPLSGMEPTPLASHWHRLAGLMWRFGGRFYNFRGLRGFKSKFQPRWEPRYLAASGSVGVFFTLADLSLLAGGWRS, from the coding sequence ATGTCTCGCACAAAGTTGCTCGCTCGTCTTCGCGCCGTTTCCCTGACCGGACGTTCGTCCGGCGGCTTCAACCTTAAGCGTTTCGCCGCGCCCGCGCTGACTATCGTCATCTGCGTGCTGCTGCTGGTGGTCTTCCAGCATCTTTCGCGCGCGGTCGATTACAAATCGGTGATCCACTCGCTGCGGGTCATGACGCCGCAAGCCTGGATCGCCGCGCTGTTCGCCACCGCGCTTTCGTTCGCCGCGCTGGTCGGGCGCGACGCGGTAGGCCTGCGTCACATCGGCGTTTCGTTGCCGCGTTCGCTGCTGTGGGTCGGCGCGACGGTCGGTTCCGCGCTGGGCAATGTAACCGGTTTCGGCGCGCTGACGGGCGGCGCCGTGCGCTGCCGCGTCTACGGCGCGGCTGGCGTGACGCCCGCGCAAGTCGGCCGCCTGACCATTTTCACGAGCGTCACGCTGGCGCTCTCGCTCGCGTTCATGGCCGCCGCCGGCATGCTGTTCGCCGCGGGCACGCTCTCCGGCATGATGCATCTGCCGCCCACCGCCCTGCGCGCAACCGGCGCCGTGCTCCTCGGCGTGTTCGCCGCAATGATCCTGCTGTGCGGCCGCGAGCCGCGCACGCTGCGCTCGCGCTGGAAGTGGCTGTCGTTCACCGTGCCCGCGCGCCGCGATTTCGTCGCGCAGGCGGCGCTCGCCGTCATCGATGTGATCGGCGCCGGTCTCGCGCTCTGGGCGCTGCTGCCGAACGCGCAAGTTGGCTTCGGCGAATTCATGACCGTGTTCTCCGCGGCCATGCTGCTCGGCATGATCGGCCATACGCCGGGCGGCGTCGGCGTGTTCGAGGCGGCGATGGTATTCGCGCTCGGCGGCAGCGCCCAGACGCCGGACGTGCTCGCCGCGCTGCTCGCGTATCGCGCGATCTATTTCGGCCTGCCGCTCATTCTCTCGGCCGGCGTGATGGCCGCGTTCGAAGGCCGCGCGCTGAAAGGACGCTTCGGCTTTCTGAGCCCGCATCGCGTGTCGCAGCTGGCGCCGGTGTTCCTGTCGATCGTCACGTTCGCGGCAGGCTCGATGCTCGTCATCTCCGGCGCGACGCCCGCGTTCAAGATGCGTATCGCGCTGTTGCAGACCATCGTTCCGTTGTGGGTGCTGGAAAGCTCGCAATTGCTCGGCTCGGTGCTGGGCGTGCTGCTGCTGTTCGTCGCGCGCGGCCTGATGCGCCGGCTCGACGCCGCCTGGTGGCTCGCCCTGATGCTCGCCGTGACGAATCTGGCGCTGTCGCTGGCGAAGGGTCTCGCGTTCGTCGAAGCGGGCGTGCTGGCGTTTCTCATCGTGCTGCTGATCGCGACGCGCGAGCGTTTCAACCGCCGCTCGTCGCTGTTCGCCGAGCGTTTCACGGCAACGTGGCTGATTTCGGTCGGCGTGGTGATGGCGCTCGCCGTGTGGATCATGTTCTTCGCGTTCCGCGATGTGCCCTACAGCGGCGATCTCTGGTGGCAGTTCGCCTTCGACGAACGCGCCCCGCGCGCGCTGCGTGCCACGCTGGCGGCGGCGGTGTTCGCGCTGACGCTCGGCGTGTGGCAATTGCTGCGCCCGGCGGCGGGCCGCTTCGTGAAGCCCGCGCCGCAGGATCTCGCCGATGCCGCGCGCATCTTCCGCGCGCAGGAACGCAGCGACGCCGGCCTCGCGATGATGGGCGACAAGAGCTTCCTCTTCTCCGAGTCGCGCGAAGCCTTTCTGATGTACGCGAAGCACGGCCGCACGTGGGCCGCGCTGCACGATCCGGTGGGCCCGCGCCGCGAGTGGGCGGAACTGATCCGCAAGTTCGTCGAACTCGCGCATGCGCACAACGGCCGCGCGGCGTTCTATCAGGTTCGTGCCGATGCATTGCCGCTCTATCTCGACGCCGGTCTCACGTTGATGAAGCTCGGCGAAGAAGCACACGTCGCGCTGTCCGAGTTCGACCTGAAGGGTTCGCATCGTGCGCATCTGCGTTATGCGCTCAAGCGCGGCGAACGCGACGGCTTCGACACCGAACTGATCGCGCCGAACCAGATCGTCGACAGCCTGCCGATGCTGCGCACCATTTCCGACGACTGGCTCGAAAGCCGCTCGGCGCGCGAAAAGAGCTTTTCGGTCGCGGCCTTCAACGAGGAATATCTCGCGGCGCAGTCGGTGCTGCTCGTGCGCCAGCAAGGCGTGCCGGTCGCGTTCGTCACTTTCATGACGACCGATCTGAACACCGAGGCGACTGTCGGCGTGATGCGCCATGTCGGCGAAGCGTCGGCGTATGCGATGGAATACCTGTTCACGAAGCTCGCGCTGCATCTGAAAGAGGCGGGCTTCAAGTCGCTTTCGCTCGGTATCGCGCCGCTGTCGGGCATGGAGCCGACGCCGCTTGCGTCGCACTGGCATCGTCTTGCCGGGCTCATGTGGCGTTTCGGTGGCCGTTTCTACAACTTCCGCGGTCTGCGCGGATTCAAGAGCAAGTTCCAGCCACGCTGGGAGCCGCGTTATCTGGCGGCGTCCGGTTCGGTTGGCGTATTTTTCACTTTGGCGGATCTCTCGCTTCTGGCGGGTGGCTGGCGTTCATGA
- a CDS encoding virulence factor family protein, protein MAFMKFFGKKAAALVLAAVCGVSLFDMAHAAESISGGRFGQVALTKPVGEMTGFVVLFSEKSGWAPADQQAADALAAKGAMVIGVDTAKYAVRLSADKSEKECHNLVGDAENMSHQLERTVQTNHYFSPILVGTGQGASVAESALKQAPDNTVAGAVSLAPEAKLDARFNPCPPDPSIIHAKGLPGFLERTATQPTGSKADALVAMTAPHLKKSAPATDSDVSDLPLIELRAAQPTDLLAIVISGDGGWRDLDKTMALALQRDGVSVIGIDSLRYFWSEKSPQQTANDIARVVRAYNARWHTSHVALLGYSFGADVMPFAYNRLPDAVRAQVSYISLMGFSPAADFQIRVTGWLGMKASEKALKVRPELNKLPPAMVQCIYGEKEEDTLCPQLAKTGIEVVKLPGDHHFGGDYDALARRILAGWRKQIAARQG, encoded by the coding sequence CTGGCGTTCATGAAATTTTTTGGCAAGAAAGCGGCGGCGCTGGTTTTGGCCGCTGTCTGTGGTGTTTCCCTGTTTGACATGGCGCACGCCGCCGAGTCGATCTCCGGCGGCCGCTTCGGCCAGGTGGCGCTGACGAAGCCCGTCGGCGAGATGACCGGCTTCGTCGTGCTGTTTTCGGAGAAGAGCGGCTGGGCGCCCGCCGACCAGCAAGCGGCCGATGCGCTCGCCGCGAAAGGCGCGATGGTCATCGGCGTCGATACGGCGAAGTACGCCGTGCGGCTGTCGGCGGACAAGAGCGAGAAGGAATGCCACAACCTCGTCGGCGATGCAGAAAACATGAGCCATCAGCTCGAACGCACCGTGCAGACGAATCACTATTTTTCGCCGATTCTCGTCGGCACCGGGCAGGGCGCTAGCGTCGCCGAGAGCGCGCTCAAGCAGGCGCCGGATAACACCGTCGCGGGCGCCGTGTCGCTCGCACCCGAGGCAAAGCTCGACGCGCGCTTCAATCCGTGCCCGCCGGACCCGAGCATCATCCACGCGAAGGGCCTGCCGGGCTTCCTGGAGCGCACGGCAACGCAGCCAACCGGCTCCAAAGCCGATGCGCTCGTCGCGATGACCGCGCCGCATCTGAAGAAGTCCGCGCCCGCGACGGACAGCGACGTGTCCGATCTGCCGCTCATCGAACTGCGCGCGGCGCAGCCGACCGACCTGCTCGCGATCGTCATTTCCGGCGACGGCGGCTGGCGCGATCTCGACAAGACGATGGCGCTCGCGCTGCAACGCGACGGCGTATCGGTGATCGGGATCGATTCGCTGCGCTACTTCTGGAGCGAGAAATCGCCGCAGCAGACCGCCAACGATATTGCCCGCGTGGTTCGCGCCTACAACGCGCGCTGGCATACGAGCCATGTGGCGCTGCTCGGCTATTCGTTCGGCGCGGACGTAATGCCGTTCGCCTACAACCGCCTGCCGGACGCGGTGCGCGCGCAGGTGTCGTATATCTCGCTGATGGGCTTTTCGCCCGCGGCGGATTTCCAGATTCGCGTGACGGGCTGGCTCGGCATGAAGGCGAGCGAAAAGGCGCTCAAAGTGCGCCCGGAACTCAACAAGCTGCCGCCTGCGATGGTGCAATGCATCTACGGCGAGAAGGAAGAGGACACGCTGTGTCCGCAGCTCGCGAAGACGGGCATCGAGGTAGTGAAGCTGCCGGGCGATCATCACTTCGGCGGCGACTACGATGCGCTCGCGCGACGTATTCTCGCGGGCTGGCGCAAGCAGATCGCGGCGCGGCAGGGGTGA
- a CDS encoding VOC family protein, with translation MSLIDHLDHLVLTCVDVEATRRFYIDVLQMKLETFGDGRMAFRFGNQKINLHVRGAEFEPKAHLPVPGALDLCFIASVPLDRVIERLAQMNVPIIEGPVERTGATQKLRSVYVRDPDYNLIEISELI, from the coding sequence ATGTCCCTGATCGATCATCTCGACCATCTCGTGCTGACCTGCGTCGATGTAGAAGCGACTCGCCGCTTTTACATCGACGTGCTGCAAATGAAGCTCGAAACCTTCGGCGACGGCCGCATGGCCTTTCGCTTCGGCAATCAGAAAATCAACCTCCACGTGCGCGGCGCCGAGTTCGAACCGAAGGCGCATCTGCCGGTTCCGGGCGCGCTCGATCTGTGCTTCATCGCCTCGGTGCCGCTCGATCGCGTGATCGAACGGCTCGCGCAGATGAACGTGCCGATCATCGAAGGTCCGGTCGAGCGCACCGGCGCGACGCAGAAGCTGCGCTCCGTCTACGTGCGCGATCCGGACTACAACCTCATCGAGATTTCCGAGCTTATTTGA
- a CDS encoding DUF1993 domain-containing protein: protein MSLTMYRASIPVFIRGLEVCADLLEKGAAYADQKGLAHADVINARLAPDMLSLAAQIQRASDTAKLSAARLAGVEAPRFEDNEDSFPSLAARIEKTIAFLKSIDRNALADSETRNVTLKFPDFSPSFSGVDYLFGFGLPNFYFHVVTTHDILRHLGAPIGKRDFLGPLK, encoded by the coding sequence ATGTCCCTCACGATGTATCGCGCGTCAATCCCCGTCTTTATCCGCGGCCTCGAAGTGTGCGCGGATCTGCTCGAAAAAGGCGCCGCCTACGCCGATCAAAAAGGCCTCGCTCACGCCGATGTAATCAACGCGCGCCTTGCGCCCGACATGCTGTCGCTCGCCGCGCAGATCCAGCGCGCGAGCGATACCGCGAAGCTCTCGGCGGCGCGGCTCGCGGGCGTCGAAGCGCCGCGCTTCGAGGACAACGAAGACAGCTTCCCGTCGCTCGCGGCGCGCATCGAAAAGACAATCGCGTTCTTGAAGAGCATCGACCGCAACGCGCTCGCCGACAGCGAAACGCGCAACGTCACGCTGAAATTCCCGGACTTTTCGCCGTCGTTCTCGGGCGTCGATTATCTGTTCGGCTTCGGCTTGCCGAACTTCTATTTCCACGTCGTCACGACGCACGACATCCTGCGCCATCTCGGCGCGCCGATCGGCAAGCGCGACTTTCTCGGCCCGCTCAAATAA
- a CDS encoding oxidoreductase-like domain-containing protein, translated as MTRHDDPRPTPPERPLPEDCCQSGCNPCVFDLYEEALERYETQLRAWEARHASQPKRRKQSKP; from the coding sequence ATGACCCGCCACGACGACCCGCGCCCGACGCCGCCCGAGCGCCCCTTGCCGGAAGACTGCTGCCAGAGCGGCTGCAATCCGTGCGTCTTCGATCTCTATGAGGAAGCGCTCGAGCGTTACGAGACGCAGTTGCGCGCGTGGGAAGCGCGTCATGCATCTCAGCCGAAGCGGCGCAAGCAGAGCAAGCCTTGA